The Streptomyces sp. RKAG293 genome includes a region encoding these proteins:
- a CDS encoding M23 family metallopeptidase, translating to MNDRHPSGYAPDYGAYGYDPYSTGSYQNIGTTFADGDPLFGAMTGTADTGATGSYAFVPQPAQHGYDASVHETGSYDASGFWQAQTGSYPTYPEQSQQPHVPSQSQPQFHQQEQQQPQQNWDSGQYPAYGYNAPGQDTGSYPTGTYDAMSWDTGVHTVPAQAAPVEHSYTPEPVPGYAGPSADAPHYGNEYGNEYGADYTTQFAYEPEPAPAHESGPDADHLGHDLHLDHDLDPALDLGSETGSETGSETGSETGSESEIDVAHVPAAPRGGGSGCRRKRPAKRSALLTIAVPSVAVMGVAACAAAAISDVPGAHATTKTEASEKTATNAPVSKLDTQLAGVTSDADDFATRASRTQERIDLKDREAAAKKAKADAASRKEALRPKFLLPVSARGLSAYYGQSGVNWMALHTGIDFPVDTGTPVSAVTDGTIRTQWNNSYGNMAIVTAADGTETWYCHLSSTKIRSGTVKAGQVIAYSGNTGNTTGPHLHLEVRPHGGTPIDPLPWLLAHGLDPR from the coding sequence GTGAACGATCGTCACCCGTCGGGGTACGCCCCCGACTACGGTGCTTACGGCTACGACCCCTATTCGACGGGCTCGTACCAGAACATCGGCACCACCTTCGCGGACGGCGATCCGCTCTTCGGAGCGATGACCGGCACCGCGGACACGGGCGCCACGGGCAGCTACGCGTTTGTCCCGCAGCCGGCGCAGCACGGCTACGACGCGTCCGTCCACGAGACGGGCAGCTACGACGCGAGCGGCTTCTGGCAGGCCCAGACCGGCAGCTACCCCACGTACCCCGAGCAGTCCCAGCAGCCGCACGTCCCGTCCCAGTCGCAGCCGCAGTTCCACCAGCAGGAACAGCAGCAGCCGCAGCAGAACTGGGACTCCGGCCAGTACCCGGCGTACGGCTACAACGCCCCCGGCCAGGACACCGGCAGCTACCCGACCGGCACCTACGACGCGATGTCCTGGGACACCGGCGTCCACACCGTGCCCGCGCAGGCCGCGCCCGTCGAGCACAGCTACACACCGGAGCCCGTACCCGGATACGCCGGCCCCTCGGCCGACGCACCGCACTACGGGAACGAGTACGGGAACGAGTACGGCGCCGACTACACCACTCAGTTCGCGTACGAGCCGGAACCGGCGCCCGCGCACGAGTCCGGACCCGACGCCGACCACCTCGGTCACGACCTGCACCTCGACCACGACCTGGACCCCGCACTCGACCTCGGCTCCGAGACCGGTTCCGAGACGGGCTCCGAGACCGGTTCCGAGACCGGTTCCGAGTCCGAGATCGACGTGGCCCACGTCCCGGCGGCCCCGCGCGGCGGTGGGAGCGGCTGCCGCCGCAAGCGGCCCGCGAAGCGCTCCGCGCTCCTGACCATCGCGGTACCGTCCGTCGCCGTCATGGGTGTGGCGGCCTGCGCCGCCGCGGCCATCAGCGATGTGCCCGGCGCCCATGCGACGACGAAGACCGAGGCCTCCGAGAAGACCGCCACGAACGCGCCCGTCTCGAAGCTCGACACCCAGCTCGCCGGAGTCACCTCCGACGCGGACGACTTCGCCACCCGCGCCAGCCGTACGCAGGAGCGGATCGACCTCAAGGACCGCGAAGCCGCCGCGAAGAAGGCGAAGGCCGACGCGGCGTCACGCAAGGAGGCCCTGCGGCCGAAGTTCCTGCTGCCGGTGTCGGCGCGCGGACTGAGCGCGTACTACGGCCAGTCCGGCGTCAACTGGATGGCGCTGCACACCGGCATCGACTTCCCGGTCGACACCGGCACTCCCGTGTCGGCCGTGACCGACGGCACCATCCGCACGCAGTGGAACAACTCCTACGGCAACATGGCCATAGTGACCGCCGCCGACGGCACCGAGACCTGGTACTGCCACCTCAGCAGCACCAAGATCCGCTCCGGCACGGTCAAGGCCGGCCAGGTCATCGCGTATTCGGGCAACACCGGCAACACCACCGGCCCGCACCTGCACCTCGAGGTCCGGCCGCACGGCGGTACGCCGATCGACCCGCTGCCGTGGCTGCTGGCGCACGGGCTCGACCCCCGCTGA
- a CDS encoding DUF5691 domain-containing protein: MMNASWTDLVGSALLGTDRRRPAASGGPHPALDPATELLDAAAIGTVSRRAGLRPAMARERPVPAAPDGRPVLPEAARRRLGLLLADRSAGGGSSGRRGTTPNLAELLPQWLTAAGRYGYAAPPALLPDLLDAARARTDLRADALTLAGPRALWLAELNPDWRFALRAGVRGLEPAAGDPAAIRQLWDEGLFAERVALLTRLRGQDAGAALALLRSTWTGERAEDRLMFLDSLRAGLSPADEPFLEQALTDRSRNVRATAAELLSALPGSALAARMAERARSCVSLGAGENVAGIGVLVEAPYECDAAMERDGVAPHPPSGRGERAWWFGQLVEAAPLATWTVRFGGRSPEEIIALPVADDWQPDLHAAWCRAAVRQRDPAWARALLGPPPAPAAPVAAVGDPAKLLSILPEEERAEWVARFIATHGLSEAFQMLGVCAVPWAGPLGRAVVDALDIARDAGSYPWSFSGVMGLAERCLDPAEAERLTVLTAATDEPDDGSPGAGSYWAEAFQRLVGTLRLRAVMLAELEPPAPAAPAS, encoded by the coding sequence ATGATGAACGCCAGCTGGACCGACCTGGTCGGAAGCGCACTGCTCGGCACGGACCGCCGCAGACCGGCGGCGTCCGGGGGCCCGCACCCGGCCCTGGACCCGGCGACGGAGCTGCTCGACGCGGCGGCGATCGGCACCGTGAGCCGCCGCGCGGGCCTGCGGCCGGCCATGGCACGGGAGCGGCCGGTGCCCGCCGCGCCGGACGGGCGGCCGGTGCTGCCCGAGGCGGCACGCCGCAGGCTGGGGCTGCTGCTGGCGGACCGTTCAGCGGGCGGCGGCTCGTCGGGGAGACGCGGCACGACCCCCAACCTCGCCGAGCTGCTCCCGCAGTGGCTCACCGCGGCGGGGCGGTACGGCTATGCCGCGCCGCCCGCCCTGCTCCCCGACCTGCTGGACGCCGCCCGCGCCAGAACCGATCTGCGGGCCGACGCCCTGACGCTGGCCGGGCCCCGCGCGCTGTGGCTGGCGGAGCTGAATCCGGACTGGCGGTTCGCTCTGCGGGCCGGGGTCAGGGGTCTGGAGCCGGCGGCCGGGGATCCGGCGGCGATCCGGCAGCTGTGGGACGAGGGCCTGTTCGCCGAAAGGGTGGCGCTGCTGACCCGGCTGCGCGGCCAGGACGCCGGGGCCGCGCTCGCGCTGCTGCGGTCGACGTGGACCGGTGAGCGGGCCGAGGACCGGCTGATGTTCCTCGATTCGCTGCGCGCCGGGCTGTCACCCGCCGACGAGCCGTTCCTGGAACAGGCGCTGACCGACCGCAGCCGCAATGTCCGGGCGACCGCGGCCGAGCTGCTGTCCGCGCTGCCCGGCTCCGCGCTGGCCGCCCGGATGGCCGAACGGGCCCGCAGCTGCGTCTCGCTCGGCGCCGGGGAGAACGTGGCGGGGATCGGCGTCCTGGTGGAGGCGCCGTACGAGTGCGACGCCGCGATGGAGCGGGACGGTGTGGCCCCGCATCCGCCCAGCGGTCGCGGCGAGCGTGCCTGGTGGTTCGGTCAGCTCGTGGAGGCGGCGCCGCTGGCCACCTGGACCGTCCGGTTCGGCGGCCGGAGCCCCGAGGAGATCATCGCGCTGCCCGTGGCGGACGACTGGCAGCCCGATCTGCACGCCGCCTGGTGCCGGGCCGCGGTGCGCCAGCGCGACCCCGCGTGGGCCCGCGCCCTGCTCGGCCCCCCGCCGGCGCCCGCGGCACCGGTCGCGGCGGTCGGCGACCCCGCCAAGCTGCTCTCCATCCTGCCGGAGGAGGAGCGCGCGGAGTGGGTGGCCCGGTTCATCGCCACCCACGGCCTGTCCGAGGCGTTCCAGATGCTCGGCGTCTGCGCCGTCCCCTGGGCCGGGCCGCTGGGCCGGGCCGTGGTCGACGCGCTCGACATCGCGCGGGACGCCGGCAGCTATCCGTGGAGTTTCAGCGGGGTGATGGGCCTGGCCGAACGGTGTCTGGACCCGGCGGAGGCCGAGCGGCTCACCGTACTGACCGCCGCGACCGACGAACCGGACGACGGATCGCCCGGCGCGGGCAGCTACTGGGCGGAGGCGTTCCAGCGACTGGTCGGCACGCTGCGGCTGCGGGCCGTGATGCTCGCGGAGCTCGAACCCCCGGCGCCGGCCGCCCCGGCCTCATGA
- a CDS encoding triacylglycerol lipase, whose translation MSALSFGAVATGRWLRSTAVIRAAVFELVILTGHLFLYPTGILPERDRPGPGPSTDTDTDTDADTDTDPHNPSHTGSHTETDASSGTARLRAVAAAHRPVLLLHGFVDNRSVFTLLRRSLRKHGWTHVQALNYSPLSCDIRTAAALLGRHVEQICEQTGQRQVDIVGHSLGGLIARYYVQRLGGDTRVRTVVTLGTPHSGTRAVPLLTPHPIVRQMRPGSDLMNELTEPAPGCRTHFVAFWSDLDQLMIPVETARIDHPDLVVHNVQVAGIGHLALPVHAAVAAGIRQSLTGEELAVGAENAA comes from the coding sequence ATGAGCGCCCTGTCGTTCGGAGCCGTCGCCACGGGCCGCTGGCTGCGCAGCACAGCGGTCATTCGCGCGGCGGTTTTCGAGCTCGTCATCCTGACCGGCCATCTCTTCCTCTATCCGACCGGCATCCTCCCCGAGCGCGACCGGCCCGGCCCCGGTCCCTCCACGGACACGGACACGGACACGGACGCGGACACCGACACAGATCCCCACAATCCCTCGCACACCGGCTCGCACACGGAAACGGATGCGAGTTCCGGTACGGCGCGACTGCGGGCCGTGGCGGCCGCACATCGTCCCGTTCTGCTGCTGCACGGCTTCGTCGATAATCGTTCGGTATTCACCCTTCTCCGCCGCTCCCTGCGAAAGCACGGCTGGACGCACGTCCAGGCTCTGAATTACTCCCCGCTGAGCTGCGACATCCGTACGGCCGCCGCACTGCTCGGCCGCCATGTCGAGCAGATCTGCGAACAGACCGGGCAGCGCCAGGTGGACATCGTCGGCCACAGCCTCGGCGGCCTGATCGCCCGCTACTACGTGCAGCGCCTCGGCGGAGACACCCGGGTCCGCACGGTGGTGACGCTGGGCACCCCGCACTCCGGCACCCGCGCCGTCCCGCTGCTGACGCCGCACCCGATCGTGCGGCAAATGCGCCCCGGTTCCGATCTCATGAACGAATTGACGGAACCGGCCCCCGGCTGCCGCACGCATTTCGTCGCCTTCTGGAGCGACCTGGACCAATTGATGATCCCGGTGGAAACCGCCCGCATCGACCATCCCGACCTGGTGGTACACAATGTGCAAGTCGCGGGAATCGGGCATCTCGCACTGCCGGTGCACGCCGCCGTGGCGGCCGGAATCCGGCAGTCGCTGACCGGCGAGGAGCTCGCGGTGGGCGCCGAGAACGCGGCATAG
- a CDS encoding SWIM zinc finger family protein — MEERWTTDQVLALAPDAASRKAGARLAMPASWSGTGTAEAAVWGLCAGSGSKPYQTVVDTKGPGYQCSCPSRKFPCKHALGLLLLWSEASGGAVGPAVAPDWVTEWLDSRQERTRAAAAGPAKPADPQAARRRAERRAQRVTAGVTELEQRLTDLLRGGLAGADREGYQKWDEIAARMVDAQAPGLATRVRELGAVAAGGGDWPSRLLEESALLHLLTRGYLGEQRLPGPLAATVRSRVGFTTDTAELLAGPTVRDRWLVLSQLDTSDDRLTTRRIWLHGARSGRVAMLLSFGAAGRAPELALPLGLSLDAELAFHPSARPLRAVLGESHGPAAPGAVPAGVPVGPALAAYGAALADDPWLDAWPVVLSGVVPIPGSDAGGWQLADADGQDALPIAGRGPWRLAAVSGGHPVTLFAELGHTGVRPLTAWGPDATPVPL; from the coding sequence ATGGAGGAACGGTGGACTACGGATCAGGTGCTGGCGCTCGCTCCTGACGCAGCGTCACGGAAGGCCGGGGCCAGGCTCGCGATGCCCGCGTCCTGGTCCGGTACGGGTACGGCGGAAGCCGCGGTGTGGGGCCTGTGCGCGGGCAGCGGCAGCAAGCCGTACCAGACGGTCGTGGACACGAAGGGCCCCGGTTACCAGTGCAGTTGCCCGAGCCGCAAGTTCCCGTGCAAGCACGCGCTCGGGCTGCTGCTCCTGTGGTCCGAGGCGTCGGGCGGGGCCGTCGGGCCCGCGGTGGCGCCCGATTGGGTGACCGAGTGGCTCGACAGCCGGCAGGAACGGACCAGGGCCGCCGCGGCCGGGCCGGCGAAACCCGCCGACCCGCAGGCCGCGCGGCGGCGGGCCGAGCGGCGCGCCCAGCGGGTGACGGCGGGTGTGACGGAGCTGGAGCAGCGGCTGACCGACCTGCTGCGCGGCGGTCTGGCCGGCGCCGACCGGGAGGGTTACCAGAAGTGGGACGAGATCGCGGCCCGGATGGTGGACGCCCAGGCACCGGGACTGGCCACCCGGGTCAGGGAGTTGGGCGCCGTCGCCGCCGGGGGCGGTGACTGGCCCTCTCGGCTGCTGGAGGAGTCCGCGCTGCTCCATCTGCTCACCCGCGGATACCTCGGCGAGCAGCGGCTGCCGGGCCCGCTGGCCGCCACGGTGCGCTCCCGCGTCGGGTTCACCACGGACACGGCCGAGCTGCTGGCCGGGCCCACCGTCCGGGACCGCTGGCTGGTGCTCTCCCAACTCGACACGTCGGACGACCGGCTGACCACCCGTCGGATCTGGCTGCACGGCGCCCGGTCCGGCCGGGTCGCGATGCTGCTCTCCTTCGGCGCCGCGGGCCGCGCACCGGAACTGGCGCTCCCGCTCGGGCTGAGCCTTGACGCCGAGCTCGCCTTCCACCCCTCGGCCCGGCCGCTGCGCGCCGTGCTCGGCGAGAGCCACGGCCCGGCCGCACCCGGCGCGGTACCGGCCGGTGTCCCGGTCGGCCCGGCCCTCGCCGCGTACGGGGCCGCCCTCGCGGACGACCCGTGGCTCGACGCCTGGCCGGTCGTCCTGTCCGGGGTCGTCCCGATACCCGGCTCCGATGCCGGCGGCTGGCAGCTCGCCGACGCCGACGGCCAGGACGCACTGCCGATCGCGGGCCGCGGCCCCTGGCGGCTCGCCGCCGTCTCCGGCGGCCACCCCGTCACGCTCTTCGCCGAGCTCGGCCACACCGGTGTCCGCCCCCTCACCGCCTGGGGCCCGGACGCCACCCCCGTCCCGTTGTAG
- a CDS encoding cobalamin B12-binding domain-containing protein has product MGVSGPIRVVVAKPGLDGHDRGAKVIARALRDAGMEVIYTGLHQTPEQVVDTAIQEDADAIGLSILSGAHMTLFAKVLDLLKDRDALDIKVFGGGIIPEADIAPLKELGVAEIFTPGTPTTDAVAWVRANVRQGAEA; this is encoded by the coding sequence ATGGGAGTGTCCGGTCCGATCCGCGTGGTGGTGGCCAAGCCGGGTCTCGACGGTCATGATCGCGGGGCCAAGGTCATCGCCAGGGCGCTGCGTGATGCCGGTATGGAGGTCATCTACACCGGCCTGCACCAGACCCCCGAACAAGTGGTCGACACCGCGATCCAGGAGGACGCCGACGCGATCGGGCTCTCCATCCTCTCGGGAGCGCACATGACGCTCTTCGCGAAGGTCCTCGACCTGCTGAAGGACCGTGACGCCCTGGACATCAAGGTCTTCGGCGGCGGCATCATCCCCGAGGCGGACATCGCCCCCCTCAAGGAACTCGGCGTCGCCGAGATCTTCACCCCCGGTACTCCCACGACCGACGCCGTGGCCTGGGTCCGGGCCAATGTCCGCCAGGGCGCCGAAGCCTGA